Below is a genomic region from Virgibacillus dokdonensis.
ATGTCCTGTTCGTGGAAAATCGACGGAAGTATAGTAATTACCAACAACACATTCTGTATTTAGTTTTTTAGCTAAGCCCATAAATAAATACTGTGAGGGCAAGTTAGAAGGTGTTACCGTTGCCTCAACAAACTGAATTTCTGCTAACTGCTTTCGTTCTAGCAGTTCAAATAACATACGTGTCGCTAGACCCTTCCCACGCTGTGAAGTATCAACAGCAACTTGCCAAACAAATAATGTATTCGGTTTATTCGGATGGATAAACCCGGATATAAACCCAACCACTTCTCCCTCTTCCTCAACGATGATAGATGTTTCAGAAAACATATCACACCATAGAAGATAACTATAAGAAGAG
It encodes:
- the ectA gene encoding diaminobutyrate acetyltransferase, yielding MPTKGDGAAVWDLIHQIDNLDLNSSYSYLLWCDMFSETSIIVEEEGEVVGFISGFIHPNKPNTLFVWQVAVDTSQRGKGLATRMLFELLERKQLAEIQFVEATVTPSNLPSQYLFMGLAKKLNTECVVGNYYTSVDFPRTGHEDEQLYKIGPIPRENNK